DNA sequence from the Vicia villosa cultivar HV-30 ecotype Madison, WI linkage group LG3, Vvil1.0, whole genome shotgun sequence genome:
aaaaattctagtgaaaaaAGGAGGTTCTTTTCTCTAGATTACCTTGGTAGTGGCTGTGTGGAAGGCTACATGCAAGGTGAAATTCTTCTCAAATAATCAGACAGTTCATTGCTCAGCGATTCAGTAGGATCAAGGGGTGATTTCTACCCACGAAGGCTTGGATCAAATTGGTGATACTTGGAGATTCAAGAAGCGTGAATCGAGTAAATATTACACAGAAGAGTTTTGCATTATGCTATATACAAGTCAATATCCAAATATGAGATTTATTTTTCTCAGCATTATTGTAGATAAGTGATTGTATGAACTCTTgcaatatttgtcaaaataaaatgaaacaaagcaGGTTCCAATGGGAAACCACTGAAAAGTGAAGTAGGCAAAGCGAGGACGAACACCAAAGCACTATAAAACTCAGTGTCCTCTCTCTCATTAACTCTTGCATTTAATTTTAGTAGGATATTGCATGCTTAGGTTTTTCAATTCTTAGCGTATTTTATCGTTTATTCAATTGGTAGTGATTTATTACGTAAGGTTAGTTTTTGTTAGAATTGGAACCTAATCGAGCTTTAATGGCGATTAAATTTTGTGTACCCAGTACTGTTAGGATCCGATCACAATTGAAATATCATATAAGACACATCTTGTGTGATATTCAATAGTTCAATTACTCTTTATTGAACAATCTGTGAGTTTTGTGAATTGTGTATTTGTTGAAGTGATCAAAATTCAATAGAAGTGTAATTCTCATATTTTTGCTCTAAATCTGTTGTGAGCAACTATGAAAAACCTCTAATAATCTATTATTGGAAAATCGGCtgaatttttgttttaattttattcaccccctctagatgtTTTCTTActccatattctcacccaacacATATGGTTCATGCATGCTCTATTTTCTGTCAAGCATATGGTTCCTTATGAAGATGACGTGTTCTTAGTTAACTTAACATGTTCCTTATTAGTCCCGCTGCTCTCTGATGTTTTGATAAACTTGCATGACGAATGTCCGTAAGATTGTGTCAAACATTTTGCATGATGTATTTGCCTTAAAATTGACCAAAAGGGAGTTTGTTATTACATATGATTGACAATATTTTTTAGTCAACATGTGAAGCAAGATGTTTTTCCAAGATGTGAGAGATCCTTTCTCCATGTGATCAAGACAATTCTGTAAGAAAACCACATGTTAAGCATAATGTCCTTCATTTTGTGAGACATCCTATTTCGCTCTGAGTTGTTTCACGCGCAAGATTATTTGAGTAATTCTCATGTTTTTAAGGATTTGTTTCCTTTTATATTTAATCACGAATTTTAAGTTTGTACGTTTTTTGATTAAGAATATTTTAATGAGAAACTTTATTAGCAACATTAAATTTGAAGAGTCTTTGTGATTGAATCCTTATGTTTTTAATCAAAACTTTACAATCAACATTATTTATGATTGAGTCCTTGTGCTTTTAGGAAGTCCGGCAGCGTTCAACACCGAAATCTTAGTGGGCTTTCGAGCTGGACCTTTGTTGTTATTTAAGGAGACCGTCTCCATTGTGAAGACTCGTACCTTGCATAATTAAGTTtggtgtattttatttattttgagtcTTGTGTTGTTTTTGTGTAATACATATCCAACTATGAGGAGAAATCTATGACCCTCATTTGGATTAGATAGAACAAATTGAGAAGCGGAGATATAATCAAAATCATCAATTGATTTTGGATCCTCCGGTTTGTAAAGAAAAGAGAGACGAGGCAACTAAGGTCACAAATGACAGCGAACTCAGAGAGAAAGagatatttttattgtttacatACTTTGTTTTGATGATTTCATATCTTTGAGATGTGCATAAAACATCTTTGTCAAATTTGAAAGTATCTCTTCAAGCATGCTACGTATGAAATTCTTCAAATTGGTTTATACAAAAGCATTGGAGAATTTAAACTTTTCATAAAAGCTCTCATCCACAAAGTGGGTTGAATTGAGATTCTTGACAGCAAAAATTCTTTAAAACCTATCTTCTtgatattttacaaaaaaaattccacaagtcattataaatttaaaactaaCAAAAAACGATTAACTTAACTAAAAGAAAtatattcaaaaaatatataattatagtaATTAATTATAAACCTACAAAATTTGATAACACAAGTGTACTGTACAATAGAGATATACTATAATCAAGAATTAACTACTGCTAAGTAAAATTAATGAACcctttataattttcttttaaatgAATCCAGGTTGGTGTGTTGATTATTGATTACCAATATATCAAACGAGGACAATGACAGTTTGtttcttttcaaattttgtagttattATTTTTCTTACTCATATATATAAAAGTAGTAATGCATAGCAGAGCTACTGATATAGGAATTCAGATCCAGAGATAGCACACAGATCAAAATGGCTGGTGGAGGATTCACCATTGATGCACCTTCCAATGGCTTCGACGGAAAACTAACACTCTCAGTTGTCATTACTTGCATAGTTGCTGCATCAGGTGGTCTCATTTTCGGATATGATGTCGGAATTTCAGGAGGTGTTACAACAATGGTGCCATTTCTCCAAAAATTCTTCCCAGACATTCTAAGAAATGCAGCTGCTACAGAAGTGAACATGTATTGTCTGTATGACAGTCAATTGTTGACACTGTTTACGTCTTCTCTGTATCTAGCTGGTTTAGTTTCAATTCTCTTAGCAGGCAAAGTCACTGCAATGATCGGTCGAAGAAACACCATCATGTTGGGTGGTGCCATCTTTTTTGCCGGCGCTTCTGTCAATGGAGGGTCTGAAAATATCTCTATGCTCATCGTTGGTCGGATCCTTCTCGGTTTCGGAGTTGGTTTCACTAATCAAGTAAGTAAACACATTTTATAATAATAGTCCAacataaaattattattgatatagACGTGtaagtgttgttgttgtgtttttggtgtccgtgcttcatagactGACGACTATTTTATGATGGTCTTAGGCAACGCCTTTATACCTTTCAGAAATTGCTCCGCCTAAATGGCGAGGTGCTTTCAGCACAGGCTTTCAGTTCTTCGGAGGCATCGGCGTGGTTGCTGCACTCTGCATAAATTACGTGACCGCCAAGCACGCGTGGGGCTGGCGACTCTCTCTTGGACTAGCAGTGGTGCCTGCAGCCGTGATGATGATTGGCGCGTTCTTCATAACGGACACGCCCAGCAGCTTGGTCGAACGTGGCAAGATAGACCAAGCCAGACAAGCATTGCACAAAATCAGAGGATCCTCCATCGATGTAGAGCCCGAGTTAGAAGAACTGATTAAGTTTACAGAAATTGCGAAATCAGTGAAACAAGAGCCTTTTAGCACGATTTTCAAGAGACAGTATCGTCCTCAATTGATCATGGCATTCGCGATCCCGTTGTTCCAACAGTTTACAGGAATCAACATTGTAGCATTCTATTCGCCTAACCTCTTTCAATCTGTGGGTTTAGGACATAACGGTGCTCTACTTTCTGCTCTTATACTAGGACTCATCAATCTTGCTTCTGTTTTAGTCTCTACTGCTTTCGTTGATCGGTTTGGTCGAAGATTCTTGTTCATCTTGGGTGGCATTCTAATGCTTATTTGTCTGGTAAGCAAATTAACCACagattttgtatttttctttttcgTAATTTCTTTAGTTCGTTCATTGTTCAACTATAATTTGTGTTTCCACTTCGAAAGATTGCAGTGTCTGCTTTACTAGCGTTGGTGACCGGTGTTCATGGTACAAAGAACATATCAAAGGAAAATGCAATATTGGTATTGGTGTTACTATGTTTCTATGCTGCAGGTTTTGGTTTTTCTTGGGGGCCACTCACCTGGTTAATTCCAAGTGAAATTTTTCCGTTAAAAATCCGATCAACCGGACAAAGTATAGCAGTTGGAGTACAGTTCATAGCCTTGTCTGTGTTATCACAGACATTCTTAACAATGCTATGTCATTTTAAGTTTGGTGCTTTCTTGTTCTATGCATTTTGGGTTGCAGTGATGACTCtatttatcatatttttcttGCCTGAGACGAAAGGAATTGCTTTGGAGTCGATGTATGTTATATGGGGAAAACACTGGTTTTGGCGACGGTTTGTTGAAGGAGAAGTTGAAAAGAACAATCTTCCATGAAGTAGATTATTGTAGTATGACTAAATAATTATAATGCGAAGTTATTTGTAAGTAAATTAAAAGATGATGGTTGTGTTGATGTGAAAAACTCTAGCAAAATAAATGCTTGCCAGATTATATTAGTGTGAATTATATAAGTTTAGCCAATCAAATTTGGTGTTGGATATGCTTAGATGGTTTTTCAAGTTTATGACAGAAACATATAGATTTAGTCATTTGTATAGAGGCTATCAAGGGTGAAGTGAAAGTGCAGGGTTTGTTCTGTTCTGGTGAATGGTGTTGGAAGAATGCTTGGTCAAGTTTCCAAATATATTCACAAATGTATTAGGAAGTGTATCCTTACCAACGGACCGACATTTATAGATTTGCAACACAAGGGTAAATTTAGTAAGGATGCAGGTTATAGAACCAAGCATCATCTTAAGGTGGTGTATTCTGATGTGTGTGGGCCGATCCAAGTAGATTTATTTGGTAGCAATAGATACTTTGTCATATTTATCAACTATCGTTGTAGAAATCTATGGAAATACAAAATCAAGAGAAAAGATAAGGTATTTGAAGTGTTTAATAAGTTCAAGTTTATGGTTGAGCGGCAAAGTGGCCACAAGCTCAAAGTTGTCAAAATGGTTGGTGGAGGCGAATATGTCTCAAATGAATTTAGGAAGTTTTATGATGAAGAGGGGATAATGCATAAGGTAGTACCACCCTATACACCGCAGTTAAATGGTGTTTTCGAAAGAAAGAATCAATCGATTATGAACATGGTGAGAAGCATATTGAAAGGGAAGAATTTTCCAAAAGAATTGTGGGGAGAAGCGGTATCCACAGTTGCCTATTTGTTGAATAGGTGTCatacaaagaagcttgagaagatAACACCGGAAGAGACATGGTCTGGATTCAAGCAGAATTTGAACCATTTGACAATTTTCGATTCTGTTGCGTATCGACATGTTCCAGGACAACTTAGAACCAGTTGGACGATAAGGGAGAGATGATGATACCTATAGAGTATCACCAACTGGAGGTTACAAGATATTTGATGTTGCAAACAAAAGGATTGTGATTAGCTGCGATGTGGTGGTTGATGAATTGAAGCAATTGCACCAGGATGTAACCGGTTATGAGTAGACTATTAGCGATTATGAGCAGGCTGTAACCGGTAACCAATAGCCTGTAACCGGTTATAAGTTTGAATGTTCATATTCTGCAGAAATGGGAAATGCAGAAACGCCGTGCGTCGAAACCCAAAATGAAGAGAGTGTTAGAAGGTCAACAAGGCAAAGAGTTTTACCTTAAGGACTCCAATATTGTGAAATGTTTTGTGACAACAAATTCAATGATAATGGTGATTTCATCCATTTTGCGCTTATGACCGAATTCAAACTCGTTAAGACAGACGAGGCCTTAAGTGATTCAAAGTGGATTTGTGCTATGGAAGAGGAGTTGGAATCGATTGAGAAAAACAGTATTTGGGATTTTGTTGATCTATCAGAAGGAAAGAAGTCGATTGGTGTAAGATGAGTCTATAAGGTGAAAGAAAATCCCAAAGCTGAAATAATCAAGCATAATGCTAGATTATTTGCTAAGAGATTCTTGTTAGGGATGACAATGGGCTGGGTTTGGACAGGGTATTATAGTACTCATCCCCATACCAGCAATTTTAAAAAAGTCCCCGTACCCGAGGCCAAACCCGAGTGGGTATCAATATTCATACCCGTACCCGTGGATACCTCAATGCCCATACCCGTATCCGTTTacccgcatttatagtaaaattaaatcatttaattacaaaatatcatataatttaagtctttttaacaatattaaaaaaatggttaaataagtttttggtccctataaatattgcagtttcatttttattcCCTCCGGGGTTTTGGCAACGGTCTTCCAAGATGCATCTGATGCTAGTTGAATGGCATCTTGAAGGATCTTCTTCTGACCAGCTTCAGCTTAAACATCTTAGGCTCTAGCAGTAGCTAAATTTCCCAGCAGCAATTTGATTGGTATGTGCTTTAGCTTCTCGTTTTGACTTATGCTTTTTGAAATCAGTTTGATAGCATAGTCATATTCTTCATCAGTTAGTTCATGTTAAtatgttttggttgatttctatctcAAACCATATCACAATTAACAATTGCAACGACAACAACCGTTACAGCATAAAGAACATAATTGTGACATCTACTTTTGTAGCGATGCCATCGGCATCAGAAGCTACACATAGATGTGAATAACAAAGGTGTTCCCAATGTCATTACCTTAT
Encoded proteins:
- the LOC131656205 gene encoding sugar transport protein 5-like, with amino-acid sequence MAGGGFTIDAPSNGFDGKLTLSVVITCIVAASGGLIFGYDVGISGGVTTMVPFLQKFFPDILRNAAATEVNMYCLYDSQLLTLFTSSLYLAGLVSILLAGKVTAMIGRRNTIMLGGAIFFAGASVNGGSENISMLIVGRILLGFGVGFTNQATPLYLSEIAPPKWRGAFSTGFQFFGGIGVVAALCINYVTAKHAWGWRLSLGLAVVPAAVMMIGAFFITDTPSSLVERGKIDQARQALHKIRGSSIDVEPELEELIKFTEIAKSVKQEPFSTIFKRQYRPQLIMAFAIPLFQQFTGINIVAFYSPNLFQSVGLGHNGALLSALILGLINLASVLVSTAFVDRFGRRFLFILGGILMLICLIAVSALLALVTGVHGTKNISKENAILVLVLLCFYAAGFGFSWGPLTWLIPSEIFPLKIRSTGQSIAVGVQFIALSVLSQTFLTMLCHFKFGAFLFYAFWVAVMTLFIIFFLPETKGIALESMYVIWGKHWFWRRFVEGEVEKNNLP